The following proteins are encoded in a genomic region of Maribacter hydrothermalis:
- a CDS encoding sodium:solute symporter family transporter, protein MNRKEIKKALSVFILFVAIGFGQEKSKVGMLELPELIKQAEDSTAFGFAGMVGGEYNDVIITAGGANFPNGLPWKGGKKIYSEDIYVLQDGQWKLSDKVLPSPLAYGASVTTPNGVLIIGGENGDQTSDKVFLLNYNLSKDNLEITDYPSLPEPLAYAAAVVEGDYVYVVGGKNSVKSVNSFYRMSLKNTKEWERLLDFPGPARALHSIAVQETKESRKLFVIGGRNQIAGKKSETLTNYLSYDLKEGHWKNEGELLINGNSRVIMGASAESMGSMHIMIYGGSDELLFNQLENIALQLAEEKNDSIALTLKEKRDKILTVHPGFSKEILGYNSITKKWFVYDTLSFGIPVTALSFKKDEGFVIISGEVSPGIRTAAVRQFKIAEAAEPFGVINYTVLVLYLLVSLMIGVYFARKQKSTEDYFVGGGRIPWWASGLSVFGTLLSAITFMAIPAKAFITDWSFFFLNITAILITPVIAFIFIPFFNKLKIRTAYEYLEDRFNYTARAFGSLSFILFQLGRIGIVLLLPSLAISIVTGIPVETSILIMGLLCVLYTTFGGIEAVIWTDVLQVIVLLGGSILAVVWILLHTETSFVDMISYASERDKFNIANLDFDFTESTFWVVFIGGLASAMVTQGTDQTIVQRYLTSSSIKDSQKTLYTNAVLTLPATIIFFGIGTLLFIFYSEMPNALSPAMSNNDSIFPWYIVRELPVGVSGLLVAGIFSAAMSSISSSLNSVSTAYCNDFHQHFSPKTPDLKLLRIARIVTIVTGVLGVLLALWMASSNIKSLWDQFYRFLGLFTGGLGGMFLLGMLTKKANATGTLMGLVISAILIWYISVFTDISFLMYAFFGVVSCFIFGYLSSSIFKDKK, encoded by the coding sequence ATGAATAGAAAAGAAATTAAAAAAGCTTTATCGGTATTTATACTGTTCGTTGCAATTGGTTTCGGTCAAGAAAAATCTAAAGTGGGTATGTTAGAACTACCTGAGCTAATAAAACAAGCAGAAGATTCAACTGCTTTTGGTTTTGCAGGTATGGTAGGAGGGGAGTACAATGACGTAATTATAACGGCTGGTGGTGCTAATTTTCCAAATGGTTTACCTTGGAAAGGTGGTAAAAAGATATATAGCGAAGACATTTATGTGTTGCAAGATGGTCAGTGGAAATTATCCGATAAAGTACTACCATCGCCACTTGCATACGGGGCTTCTGTAACTACACCCAACGGTGTGTTGATCATTGGTGGAGAAAACGGAGACCAAACCAGTGATAAAGTTTTTTTGCTGAACTATAATTTATCCAAAGATAATCTTGAAATTACCGATTATCCATCGTTACCAGAACCTTTGGCCTATGCTGCTGCAGTTGTTGAGGGAGATTATGTGTACGTAGTTGGAGGTAAAAATTCTGTAAAGAGCGTCAATTCTTTTTATAGAATGTCTTTAAAAAACACCAAAGAATGGGAAAGACTTTTAGATTTTCCAGGTCCTGCTAGGGCATTGCACAGTATTGCAGTACAAGAAACAAAAGAATCAAGAAAGCTTTTTGTTATTGGGGGCAGGAATCAAATAGCCGGAAAAAAATCAGAAACGCTAACCAATTACCTATCCTATGATCTTAAAGAAGGACATTGGAAAAATGAAGGTGAATTATTGATCAACGGAAATTCTAGGGTTATAATGGGTGCCTCTGCTGAAAGCATGGGTTCTATGCATATTATGATTTATGGAGGTTCAGATGAGTTATTGTTTAACCAACTTGAAAATATAGCATTACAGCTTGCAGAAGAGAAAAATGATTCAATTGCACTTACCTTAAAAGAAAAAAGGGATAAAATACTTACAGTCCATCCAGGGTTTTCTAAAGAAATATTAGGTTATAATAGTATTACAAAAAAATGGTTTGTTTACGACACTTTATCGTTTGGTATACCTGTAACGGCACTTTCTTTTAAAAAAGATGAGGGCTTTGTAATTATTTCAGGAGAGGTTTCTCCAGGCATCAGAACAGCAGCAGTTCGGCAATTTAAAATAGCTGAAGCAGCTGAACCGTTTGGTGTTATTAATTACACGGTTTTGGTACTATATCTTTTAGTTTCTTTAATGATTGGTGTCTATTTTGCCCGAAAACAAAAGTCGACCGAAGATTATTTTGTTGGTGGTGGTCGTATTCCTTGGTGGGCTTCTGGTTTAAGTGTATTTGGAACGCTATTAAGCGCCATCACATTTATGGCTATACCAGCGAAAGCTTTTATAACGGATTGGTCTTTTTTCTTTCTTAATATTACAGCCATTTTAATAACACCGGTAATAGCTTTTATATTCATACCCTTTTTTAATAAACTGAAAATTAGAACTGCTTATGAGTATTTAGAAGACCGTTTTAATTATACAGCGCGCGCATTTGGTAGTTTGTCGTTTATATTATTCCAATTAGGGCGAATAGGCATTGTGTTATTACTGCCATCACTTGCCATTTCTATAGTTACTGGTATACCCGTAGAGACAAGTATTTTGATTATGGGGTTATTGTGTGTGCTATACACGACTTTTGGAGGTATTGAAGCGGTGATTTGGACAGATGTATTACAGGTAATCGTGCTTTTAGGGGGTAGTATTTTGGCAGTAGTTTGGATTCTGTTGCATACCGAAACCTCATTTGTAGATATGATTTCTTATGCTTCAGAGCGTGATAAGTTCAATATTGCCAATCTAGACTTTGATTTTACTGAATCTACCTTCTGGGTAGTTTTCATTGGAGGTTTGGCCTCTGCTATGGTTACTCAAGGTACAGATCAGACCATAGTGCAACGATATTTGACAAGCTCTAGCATAAAAGATTCTCAAAAAACATTGTATACTAATGCGGTTTTGACTTTACCTGCAACAATTATCTTTTTTGGTATAGGTACGCTCTTATTTATTTTTTATTCAGAAATGCCGAATGCACTATCTCCGGCTATGTCAAATAACGATTCTATTTTTCCTTGGTATATTGTTAGGGAGTTGCCAGTTGGTGTTTCTGGCTTGCTGGTTGCTGGAATTTTTTCTGCTGCAATGTCAAGTATCAGTAGTAGTTTAAATTCAGTTTCAACAGCGTATTGTAATGATTTTCATCAACATTTTAGTCCGAAAACGCCAGACTTAAAATTATTAAGAATTGCTAGAATTGTAACTATAGTTACTGGTGTGTTAGGTGTGTTGTTGGCACTTTGGATGGCGAGTTCAAATATTAAATCTCTATGGGATCAATTTTATAGATTCCTAGGTCTTTTCACGGGAGGATTAGGAGGTATGTTTCTTTTAGGGATGTTGACCAAAAAGGCGAACGCAACAGGTACACTAATGGGTTTGGTAATAAGTGCTATATTAATTTGGTATATAAGTGTTTTTACCGATATTAGTTTTTTAATGTATGCTTTCTTTGGAGTGGTTTCTTGTTTTATTTTTGGTTATTTAAGTAGTTCAATTTTTAAGGATAAAAAATAA